A region of Merismopedia glauca CCAP 1448/3 DNA encodes the following proteins:
- a CDS encoding tetratricopeptide repeat protein — translation MDLLLPSVYLSVLLALLAIAGVAVVLQIFKTRNVETQLTKLQGKLTKEKGNPAEYYELGTIYLDKKLFGQALNLFQKALKAGEVEPEQEALIYNGIGYAHFAQEQYDLAIRNYKEALKLNPEYVVALNNLGHAYERKQLTSQALEMYQQALKLDSKNQTAKRRSESLKKRVVTEVA, via the coding sequence ATGGATTTACTTTTACCAAGTGTTTATCTTTCTGTACTGTTGGCTTTGCTGGCGATCGCAGGGGTGGCTGTTGTTTTACAAATCTTCAAAACTCGCAATGTTGAAACCCAGCTTACCAAACTACAAGGTAAATTGACTAAAGAGAAAGGAAATCCCGCCGAATATTATGAATTAGGCACGATTTACTTAGATAAAAAGCTGTTTGGTCAAGCTTTGAACTTATTCCAAAAAGCCCTCAAAGCTGGAGAAGTAGAACCAGAGCAAGAAGCTTTAATTTATAACGGTATTGGTTATGCTCACTTTGCTCAAGAGCAATATGACTTAGCCATTCGCAACTATAAAGAAGCATTAAAACTCAATCCTGAGTATGTAGTGGCTCTAAATAACTTAGGTCATGCATACGAACGCAAACAACTGACATCTCAAGCCTTAGAAATGTACCAGCAAGCCTTAAAGTTGGATTCTAAGAATCAAACTGCTAAGCGTCGTTCTGAGTCTTTAAAAAAGCGAGTAGTCACCGAAGTAGCTTAA